Proteins from a single region of Ziziphus jujuba cultivar Dongzao chromosome 1, ASM3175591v1:
- the LOC125423633 gene encoding RING-H2 finger protein ATL56: protein MPPHHHHQPNRHGVQSPSPKPNQKFLFLILKVVIMTFITTLFFLFLGVAAMLLLCLAGGALHGRRRRTHFPYSSNGLFPEDLIKLPQFRYAKRIERQEEAHSECVVCLDRFREGQWCRKLVGCNHVFHRSCLDTWLVKVAACPICRTRVGLNQPVNGSTVGVEEEAKLVRFW, encoded by the coding sequence ATGCCTCCTCATCACCATCATCAGCCTAATCGACATGGAGTTCAATCGCCATCGCCAAAGCCCAATCAGAAGTTTCTCTTTCTCATCCTCAAAGTGGTCATCATGACCTTCATAACCAccctcttcttcctcttcctcggCGTAGCCGCCATGCTCCTCCTCTGCCTCGCCGGTGGGGCCCTCCACGGTCGCCGCCGGCGGACCCACTTCCCCTATTCCTCTAATGGATTATTTCCTGAAGACCTGATAAAGCTTCCCCAATTTAGATACGCTAAGAGAATCGAACGCCAAGAAGAAGCCCATAGCGAATGCGTGGTTTGCTTGGATCGTTTCAGAGAAGGCCAGTGGTGCCGGAAACTTGTCGGCTGCAATCACGTCTTTCACCGGAGTTGTTTGGATACGTGGTTGGTTAAAGTCGCCGCCTGTCCGATTTGCCGGACACGTGTCGGGTTGAATCAGCCGGTAAACGGTTCGACGGTAGGTGTGGAAGAAGAGGCTAAGCTTGTGAGGTTTTGGTAG